One region of Alcanivorax sediminis genomic DNA includes:
- a CDS encoding DNA-3-methyladenine glycosylase I has protein sequence MTPFKDLLALAVNRKGSLKLVKSQLPTVADASILRGRDDAWYLSVMTRRIFRAGLKHSLVDNKWPAFEDAFFGFDPEKLVLMPDSMLDERMQDTRLIRHWGKMKAIRHNAQFVLDLAAEYGSVGEWLAGWPADDTVGMWSLLKKRGKQLGGNSGAAFLRMTGRDTWYPTNDVVAALKAQNIIDKPPVSQRDQRAAQQAFNVWQQESGWPQAHISKVLAFTIG, from the coding sequence ATGACCCCCTTCAAGGATTTGCTGGCCCTGGCGGTGAACCGCAAGGGCAGTCTGAAGCTGGTAAAAAGCCAGCTGCCAACGGTGGCCGATGCCTCCATCCTGCGCGGGCGAGACGACGCCTGGTATCTGTCAGTGATGACCCGGCGGATTTTTCGCGCCGGCCTCAAGCACTCTCTTGTGGATAACAAGTGGCCGGCCTTTGAAGACGCTTTCTTTGGCTTTGACCCGGAAAAGCTGGTGCTGATGCCCGACAGCATGCTGGACGAGCGCATGCAGGATACCCGCCTGATTCGTCACTGGGGAAAAATGAAGGCGATCCGCCATAACGCTCAGTTCGTACTCGATCTGGCGGCCGAGTACGGCAGTGTGGGGGAGTGGCTGGCCGGCTGGCCTGCAGACGATACCGTCGGCATGTGGAGCCTGCTGAAGAAACGGGGCAAGCAGCTGGGGGGGAATTCAGGGGCGGCCTTCCTTCGCATGACTGGCCGCGACACCTGGTACCCCACCAACGATGTGGTGGCGGCGCTGAAGGCCCAGAATATCATCGACAAGCCACCGGTCAGCCAGCGGGATCAACGAGCAGCTCAACAGGCTTTTAACGTGTGGCAGCAGGAGAGCGGCTGGCCACAGGCCCACATCAGTAAAGTTCTGGCATTCACCATTGGCTAA
- a CDS encoding FTR1 family protein — protein MSFPQIPGRLFPVLLAFICLSQPATANDQTALVQLVEYVGADYINAVADGVVVSPAEFAEMSEFSALLAEGVANLPEAEGKEELQSQANELQLAVAGQASEQQVKSLTQAIRASLVRVYGIPVAPKQAPDMAQAASLYQAQCAACHGQSGQGDGPAGVALEPAPTDFTEVARYNGRSLLGLYTTITQGVDGTGMAAYEGSLSDEQRWALAFYVGAKAVTADVEDAGEAAFGTIPGMKAGLSLDTLVAQAPEDVLDSKGPEAYAALGYLRANPPALFNKNRFIALSHDKLALADVLYQQGDQRAAKAAALSAYLDGFEMIEQQLAAVDAALLREAESRFMAVREAIDRERGTAEVTAKVVSARAALDDAAAVLSGDGLSPAATMSASFFILFREGLEALLVVAALLTFTRKANAVRATRHIHLGWVAALVAGGLTWYLANTLIHFSGASREITEGAAGIVAALILFYVGFWMHSNSHSQKWLGYIREKVDSALGNGTVWVLTFVSFISVYREIFETILFYQALWSQVTPLTMPYLFYGIAAAVAGLAVVCVLFFRIGMKLPLSQFFRFTSIVLLVLSVILLGKGIAALQEAGVISAFYLAVPTVDWLGVYPTIQGVLAQVIAVMLGAMLWLRGNTQASS, from the coding sequence ATGTCATTTCCTCAGATTCCAGGGCGCCTCTTTCCCGTCCTGCTAGCGTTTATCTGTTTGTCACAGCCGGCAACGGCCAACGATCAAACGGCTTTGGTGCAACTTGTTGAGTACGTTGGCGCGGATTACATCAATGCTGTTGCTGATGGTGTAGTGGTCAGCCCTGCTGAGTTCGCAGAGATGAGCGAATTCTCCGCTTTGTTGGCAGAGGGCGTCGCCAACCTGCCAGAGGCAGAAGGAAAGGAGGAATTGCAATCGCAAGCCAACGAGCTTCAGCTGGCGGTTGCTGGCCAGGCCAGCGAACAGCAGGTCAAATCCCTAACCCAGGCCATTCGTGCTTCGCTGGTTCGTGTGTACGGCATCCCTGTCGCCCCCAAGCAGGCCCCGGACATGGCGCAGGCTGCCAGCCTCTATCAGGCGCAGTGTGCTGCATGTCATGGCCAAAGCGGCCAGGGTGATGGGCCGGCCGGGGTCGCACTGGAGCCTGCGCCCACGGACTTTACTGAAGTGGCTCGTTACAACGGCCGTTCGCTTTTGGGGCTATATACCACCATTACCCAAGGCGTGGACGGCACTGGCATGGCTGCATACGAGGGCAGCTTGAGCGATGAACAGCGCTGGGCCCTGGCATTCTATGTGGGCGCCAAGGCGGTGACCGCGGACGTGGAGGATGCAGGGGAGGCCGCTTTCGGCACCATTCCTGGTATGAAAGCCGGCCTTTCTCTGGATACCTTGGTCGCCCAGGCGCCTGAAGATGTGCTCGATAGCAAGGGGCCTGAGGCCTACGCGGCACTGGGTTATCTGCGTGCCAATCCGCCGGCCTTGTTCAACAAGAACCGCTTTATTGCCTTGAGCCATGACAAGTTGGCGCTGGCAGACGTCCTGTATCAGCAGGGCGATCAGCGTGCAGCCAAAGCGGCCGCCTTGTCGGCCTATCTGGATGGTTTCGAAATGATCGAGCAGCAACTGGCGGCGGTGGATGCTGCGTTGTTGCGCGAAGCGGAATCCCGTTTTATGGCGGTGCGGGAAGCAATTGATCGCGAGCGGGGCACTGCTGAGGTGACCGCTAAAGTCGTATCTGCCCGCGCAGCGCTTGATGATGCCGCTGCGGTACTTTCAGGAGACGGCCTGAGCCCTGCAGCTACCATGTCGGCCAGCTTTTTCATCCTGTTCCGTGAAGGTCTTGAAGCACTTTTAGTGGTGGCTGCCTTGTTGACCTTTACGCGCAAAGCCAATGCGGTGCGCGCAACCCGACATATCCATCTGGGCTGGGTCGCGGCGCTCGTTGCGGGTGGGCTTACCTGGTATCTCGCCAATACCCTGATCCATTTCAGTGGTGCATCACGGGAAATAACCGAAGGTGCGGCAGGTATCGTGGCGGCGTTGATTCTGTTTTACGTCGGTTTCTGGATGCACAGCAACAGCCACAGCCAGAAGTGGTTGGGTTATATTCGAGAGAAGGTTGATAGCGCGCTAGGTAACGGTACCGTATGGGTACTGACCTTTGTGTCTTTCATTTCTGTGTACCGGGAAATCTTCGAGACCATACTGTTTTATCAGGCGCTGTGGAGCCAGGTGACGCCCCTTACCATGCCGTACTTGTTCTATGGTATCGCCGCTGCGGTAGCGGGTTTGGCGGTGGTATGTGTGTTGTTCTTCCGGATTGGAATGAAGCTGCCGCTCAGTCAGTTCTTCAGGTTTACCAGCATTGTGCTGCTGGTCCTGTCCGTCATTCTGCTTGGCAAGGGAATCGCAGCGCTACAGGAAGCCGGAGTGATCAGCGCATTCTACCTGGCCGTACCCACTGTGGACTGGCTGGGTGTCTATCCCACCATTCAGGGGGTGCTTGCGCAGGTCATCGCGGTGATGCTGGGAGCAATGTTGTGGCTGCGTGGTAACACGCAGGCCTCCTCATGA